The genomic DNA TTCTCGTATATCCCGTACGAGGGGAAGAAGTTCAATCATGACGTGATCATCCAGGCGCTGAGAAGTTCGTTCGAAGTGCTCGGCGAAGGCGGCCGGATCATCATCAGGGACGGGATCATGACGGAGCCGAAGGATGCTTACCGCACAATCGAATTCAAGGACGAAAACGGGCACGCATTCTTCAAGCGGTACGCCCATGATTTCAAGGGGAGGAAGCTGGATTACGAATTCCTCCAAGACGGAAGGATCAAGCTCCCGGTCAATGATGCCATGGAATTCCTCTACACGTATACGTGGGGCGAAGAAGCCTATCCCCATGAAGTGCAGGAGCAATTCGGCTACTACACGCCATCCGAGTTCAAGGGGGCCATCAAGGAAGCCTTGGGAGATGAGGCGAAAATCGTTGCGTTCAAGCATTATCTCCAGGACGGGTATGAGGAGTTCCTCGCTCCCAAGGTGACGGTGCGGGATGAGGCGGGGGTCGAGGAGCTGCCGGATAGTACGTGCTTCATAGTAGTTGAAAAGCATTAAGCATCAAACATCAACTCAAGCTAAAACCTTCCCTTAGGGGGACGTGGAGCTGTTGTCCTTAACTGGATAACAGCTTTTTTATTGAATTTTAATATTATATCCTTTGATGCATTACTTTATTTCTCACTAGATAAAAAGTCTCTTGTTTCGGTAAAAATGGTCTATTTGAATTTTGAGTATATATTACTAATTTTTACATAAATAGGATTTTGTCCATTTTTTAGATTGATTTAGGATGATTATGTCTGATAAAGTTGTCAAAAGAGTAAGAAAATTAAATTTACTTGATAGACCCTGTTGAAAAATAGAAGAGGAGAGATTGTGATGAGTATGAAAGAATTAGAACAAAAATTGAGTGCGCTAAAAATAAATGAGAATATCGATATTGAAAATGGTACAACCCCATCGTTTGAGAAAAAAGGTGGAAACGGCATTAATCTTGATTTAACACTTCTTGGTGGTTCTAGACCACGTTTGAGTTAACGTCTACCCTAATACTATTGCCTTGAAAAAAAAATAAAAAATACTTATTCAACAGGGTCTATGAGGTAAATTTTATGTAACGGGGAGGCCATATTATGGTGATAAACGGTAGAAATGCGATTGAGCCTTTATATTCTCAGCCGCCTAAAAGCCTTTTTACATTATCAAGATCCATTGGCACACCAGCTATCATATATGATCAGGTTGGTATGAAGGATGTAGTCAATCGCATGCAGGAAGACTTCAGTCTATTATCTAACGCTAAATTAAATCTAGCGGTTAAGGCTATCCACACCCCAGAGTTGCTTCGCCTTTATGCAGAGTGGGGGTTGGGGTGTGATGTGGCTAGTATAGGGGAATATGAATTAGCAAAAAAGGCAGGATTTTCAGAAATTACAACTACAAATCCAGCATACAGTGAGAAAGATATGGGCTTTTTTCATGACGAAGACGTAGTGCTAGATCTTGATTCTCAATCACAAGTGAAGAGTTATGGAAGCTTGTATCCCGGAACAGAGATTGGATTGCGTATCAGGATCCCTCTCCCTCCAGAACTCGAATCGAACGCCACTTTTGGAAATGACAGTAGATTTGGAATTGACATTTTACAGCCGGGACTAAATGAAATACTCGAGAAATACAATCTTTCAGTTACACGTTTACATGTACATACAGGTCAGATGACTCCGGAGTCCCTACTATTTAAAGCAGATTACTTACTTGCAATTGCGGAAGTTTTTGAGGATGTCCATACAATCGACTTCGGTGGAGGGCTTTTCCATTTTTATATAAGTAGAGAAAAGGCAAGGAAGTCACTGACGATGGTAAATGGAAAAATAAAAGAGTGGGTGAGAAAAAACAAGCGTACCCTAATGACAAGATTCGAACCAGGGGGAGCTCTTCTTGCTGGATGCGGTTACCTAGTATCAACTATTGTAGCGAACGAATTTCATTCCCATTTCAACTCAAGAATCGTGACAGTTGATGCATCTGCATGGAACTTGGCTCCTTGGCATAAGCCCGAAGTCATGATTCTAGGAGATAACAATGATAAAAGAATTCAGGAGAATAAAGCTCTTATTGCTGGTAATACGCTCTATGAAGGTGATTTTTTTGGGAAGCAAGGGAATGGCCAGTTGACGTATTTTGATCTAGATGACCCACACATCGGTGAAAAGATATTGTTCACAGCTTCCGGAGCATATACGATGACTAATTCTCGACGCTTCAATCGCCTACCATTACCAAAGGAATACCTCTTAAATGATGATGATTTAAAACAGGTGGGGGTACTGCAATGAAAGAGCTATATAAAATAAAGGACTCGTTAGTACTATTCGATGAACAGTCTTCCTTAACTCTTTGGGATCCAAAGGAGGGATGGGAGTTAAAGCTGGAAGCCCATATGATTGATTTCCTAAAGGCGTTTGCCATTCCTGCCACGAAGGAAGCGGCCTATCGGTCTATAGCTACGTCCTATAATGTTAACGAGCAGTTTTTTGAGGATATCGTAGCGTCTTTCCTCTCCCAAAAATTAATTGAACCTGTTTCTGGAGCAGGGAAAACAAATAAACCAAATCTGCAAATCGGGATGTTTAGGACCCCCATTATATCACTTAAAGAATGTTTAATGGGTGAAGGAACAAACATCGCTTTTTTAGGTATGCCATATGATTTGAATGTTACTTATCGACCAGGAGCTCGATTTGCACCAAGTTATCTTAGGAAGGTAAGTGGTTCCGTTTTTCAATATGATTCCGATACGTTAAAAGGGGCATATGACCCTGTCAAAGGAAAACAGATTCTGCAAAACATTAGGATGACAGATATTGGGGATATCTCTTCTGTTGTATTTTCCAGAAATGGAACTCAATTTGATTCACTAGAAGAAACAATCTATCGCTTGACTAAAAAAAACATACTCCCGACAACAATTGGGGGTGACCATTCCATTACGTTACCTTGTGTGAAGGGGGCAGCACGAACTTATCATAAAATTGGAATTATCCAGCTTGATGCCCATTCAGATTTTGGATTAAACCAAGTGGAAGATTGGAGAGAAACGACTCACCATGGAAACTTTATGGATCTTTTAATTGAAGACGAAAGAGTTGTAGATATTGTGCAAATCGGTATTCGACAACTTGTGGAGGGATACCTCCCTCATGCGAAAGTGAAGCAGTATCCTGGCAAGTCCATTCTCCTATTGCTTTCCGAAATGGAAGATCGTTTAAATAGTGAAATTCCTTATTATCTGACCATTGATGTTGATGCAATGGACCCGACTGTTTTGTCAGCTACGGGTACGCCTCTTCCTGGAGGGTTTACATATGAAGAGATGAATGAAGTTCTCAAAACAATCACAAAATCAGCCCGTATCATTGGATTAGATATGGTAGAACTCCTTCCGGGGGATTCTGAAGTTGATGGTGTGTTAGCGTCAGGTTTACTGATCAACCTACTTTCGAATGTTATGGAGAGATTAGATGAGCATTGCACCTCGTATTCCAAGTCTCTTACTTAATGAAGACATAAATCTTCCTACACCTTCCATTATCTATGACGTCGCAGCTATAAAGCACGTCATACAATCCCTACTTAACGATATTCGGGTCATACCTGAAGCAACTCTCCTGTATTCGGTCAAAGCCAATCGGAACCCGACAATCCTCCGATTACTGGCAGACATGGGACTTGGTGTTGATGTAGCATCTATTGAGGAGTTGCAAGCGGTGAAGAAAGCAGGATTTGAGATTATCCATGCAACATCTCCCTCTTTCTCAGCCGATGAGATTAAGATGTTAAGGGAAGCGGGGATATTTCCAGATTTTAATAGCCTCTCACAACTAGAACTAGCCAGGATAGAATTGGGCTCTTTAGAGGAGGTTGGTTTAAGGGTTAAGTTTCCCCTTCTCCTTTCAGAAGAGGAAGGAGAAACGACGTTTGGGGAGGGTAGTCGATTTGGAATAAATCTGTTCGAACCTTCTATAAAATCCTATTTGATCAAACATCAAATAGAAG from Rossellomorea marisflavi includes the following:
- a CDS encoding arginase family protein codes for the protein MKELYKIKDSLVLFDEQSSLTLWDPKEGWELKLEAHMIDFLKAFAIPATKEAAYRSIATSYNVNEQFFEDIVASFLSQKLIEPVSGAGKTNKPNLQIGMFRTPIISLKECLMGEGTNIAFLGMPYDLNVTYRPGARFAPSYLRKVSGSVFQYDSDTLKGAYDPVKGKQILQNIRMTDIGDISSVVFSRNGTQFDSLEETIYRLTKKNILPTTIGGDHSITLPCVKGAARTYHKIGIIQLDAHSDFGLNQVEDWRETTHHGNFMDLLIEDERVVDIVQIGIRQLVEGYLPHAKVKQYPGKSILLLLSEMEDRLNSEIPYYLTIDVDAMDPTVLSATGTPLPGGFTYEEMNEVLKTITKSARIIGLDMVELLPGDSEVDGVLASGLLINLLSNVMERLDEHCTSYSKSLT
- a CDS encoding diaminopimelate decarboxylase family protein translates to MVINGRNAIEPLYSQPPKSLFTLSRSIGTPAIIYDQVGMKDVVNRMQEDFSLLSNAKLNLAVKAIHTPELLRLYAEWGLGCDVASIGEYELAKKAGFSEITTTNPAYSEKDMGFFHDEDVVLDLDSQSQVKSYGSLYPGTEIGLRIRIPLPPELESNATFGNDSRFGIDILQPGLNEILEKYNLSVTRLHVHTGQMTPESLLFKADYLLAIAEVFEDVHTIDFGGGLFHFYISREKARKSLTMVNGKIKEWVRKNKRTLMTRFEPGGALLAGCGYLVSTIVANEFHSHFNSRIVTVDASAWNLAPWHKPEVMILGDNNDKRIQENKALIAGNTLYEGDFFGKQGNGQLTYFDLDDPHIGEKILFTASGAYTMTNSRRFNRLPLPKEYLLNDDDLKQVGVLQ